The nucleotide window TAAGAGGATGTGGTTAATCGTAATCGGGACGCTAATTTATACCTCTGGATATTTCGGAGTCGCATTTATCAGTAACTTTCTAGTCGCATCCATTGACATTGCGATTATAACTATCGCTGAAATGATAGTGACACCACTGTCACAAGCCATTGCCAATTCTTTAACAAATCAGAGTTCTAGGGGGAGACAAATTGGATTATATAGTATGGTTACTGGAATTGGTAGGGTATCCGGTTCGTCATTAATAAGTGAGCTTATGAACTATTATTTATACACTCCCGTCATTTTATGGGGAATAATGTCTTCCTTTGGTCTTGTTTCTGCAGCTATTTATTTGTACCAAATAAAAATAAAAAGGATAAAAATTTAATATTAACTCATTCCAGCTTTAGATTTTTGCTTAATCAATTTGTACATTGCCGCTAAAATCACCACTCCAATCAAGTCATCTATCGGTATACCAAAATGCACTGGATAAAACCAGGCCCATGAAAACGGTAGCTTAAGATCAACTATCCAATACATAATATCCTCAACTATTGACCCGTAAATTAAGTACCATACAGTCTCAACGGATAGTAGTTTACCCGATGCAAGATATGAAGGAAATCCAAAAATTAAAATATAAATTACTCTGTAGAAATAAAGTGATACTGTTGGAGTGAATACGCTTTTCATCCACGCTGGTGAGCTTAAAACCTTGGAAGGATCCCATTGTATTCCTAGTTCGAGGATAGCGTAAATAAACGAGAAAACAGTCATAATTGTTAATCCTCTTCTATTAATCATAATCTTAAAACTTACCTAGACTACTATATATCTATGTTGGATAAAGTGAGGGAGATTGTAAGGAAAATTGACCCAAATGCAGAAATACAAATTAGCAGGAACAAAAAATTTACGAAAATAAGGGTGAAAAGCAATAGATACTGTGATAGAGCTAAGATTTGGATTTCTTTATATGAGTTATTTAAAGATCATGAAGGCATCATAATAGAGGTAGAATGATGACAATACCTAATAATAATACCGTAATTAAGTAGAAATAATCAAAATTATATTCAGTCAATTTTAAGAGAATTTTATTATTTTTCACAGATAAACAATACGTAGTTTCCCTTACAATTATTACTGTAATAGGTAAAAGGATAAGACTTGGTTTTGAGAGAATTGAGAGGGTGAGAAGTATTATAAAATTCATCTGAATTATCGAATTTATGGCCGACCATTGAATAACGTTTAATATTTTAGGTCTCATATTGCTGGGATAGTGGAGAACTTTACCTATTACGAGTTTTATTAGCACGTGTACCAATAAAAGAGAAAACATTATTCCTCTAGTTAATATATTATCGCTAATGTTGAGCCATTCTACTATCAAAATACCTACTATATAGTATGTAATAGTTGATACGATAGGGACTACGTATGATTCCTTCACCTTTCTAAATGAGTAAAAATAATAAGAAAAAAGTAATCCCTTATAGGGATCTAGCCCCTCTACTATCCCTAGGCTAAGGATAGCAATAAGAGTCAGAGGAAGCATCTCCTCCCCTTAACCTAACTTGATGCGACCTAGCCTCTCCAAAATCCACGAAGAACTCCTTATCCACATCTAGACCTCCATCTGGATTAGCATTTAGTTTAACCATCCATCCCTTTAAGCCCTCTGGATAGAATTGATTATCCCAAGTACTATATAGGGAATTGGTAACGTAAACTCTTTTTCCGTCCCTACTGATTTCAATCATCTGAGGAGCTCCAGTAAGTTTATGATCTGAGGGATGGTCAGCCCTATGAAATATACCTCCCAATTTTACCTTTCCAGTAAGTACTGGTTTAAATGGATTACTCACGTCGTACTGCCTAATCTCTCCTATACCCCATAAGCTAACGTAAAGGAACTTATCATCAAGGCTTAAGTCTATATCAGTAACTAATGGTGGTACAGCCTTAAATGGTTTCAATATCTCAGGCAGTCCTCCCTCAGTAGGTTCCGCAGGGATTTCAATAACCTTTTCCCCATTCCATTTACCATCTTCGTAGTACCATAACCAGATTGAACTGCTCAGATCCTTTAGGCTTACTACCATATTTATGAATCCCATGAGTTTAGTTGGGTCATGTAGGGGTCTAAGCTCTAACGCCATCCTATTCTCTTCACCAAGGGTTACGCTTGATACCTTCTTTCTTCTCCTCAAGTCCCAGAAGTGTATCCTATTTCCATATCTATCTTTAAGATGTTCCAATCGAAGCCCGTTCTCAATAGTGTTTGGCACTGCCCACTCACTAGTTACCATTACTTCATTTGGTAAATTCCACCAGAAATCGTAAGCCAAATATTGGTCACTCCTATCTATCTCCCACTTGCCTAAAGGTTCAAAACTGTAATGGTCTAACATTAAAATTCCTCCTGGACCCTCACCGTTTTCATTGCCAAAAGCACTTATGTAGATACCATCTGGCCCACAATGTACTGTATGTA belongs to Saccharolobus solfataricus and includes:
- a CDS encoding selenium-binding family protein, encoding MELPSVFAPFKRDPTFYPSPKMAMKSPPEDLAYVACLYTGTGINRPDFIAVVDVKPESETYSKVIHKVELSYVNDELHHFGWNACSSALCPNGRPNFERRFLVVPGLRSSRIYIVDTKLNPRQPNIVKTIEPEEVKKVTGYSRLHTVHCGPDGIYISAFGNENGEGPGGILMLDHYSFEPLGKWEIDRSDQYLAYDFWWNLPNEVMVTSEWAVPNTIENGLRLEHLKDRYGNRIHFWDLRRRKKVSSVTLGEENRMALELRPLHDPTKLMGFINMVVSLKDLSSSIWLWYYEDGKWNGEKVIEIPAEPTEGGLPEILKPFKAVPPLVTDIDLSLDDKFLYVSLWGIGEIRQYDVSNPFKPVLTGKVKLGGIFHRADHPSDHKLTGAPQMIEISRDGKRVYVTNSLYSTWDNQFYPEGLKGWMVKLNANPDGGLDVDKEFFVDFGEARSHQVRLRGGDASSDSYCYP